In Nostoc sp. CENA543, a single genomic region encodes these proteins:
- a CDS encoding ChaB family protein, whose amino-acid sequence MLYKSNQDLPLEIRTELSEAYQDLYRAAFNSALHWYGEDTKAHHVALSAVRIQSAMERNVVLLR is encoded by the coding sequence ATGTTATACAAGTCCAACCAAGACTTGCCTTTAGAAATCCGTACTGAATTATCAGAGGCATACCAAGACCTGTATCGCGCCGCCTTTAACTCAGCTTTGCATTGGTATGGTGAAGATACTAAGGCTCACCATGTGGCCTTAAGTGCTGTCAGAATCCAATCAGCAATGGAAAGGAATGTAGTTTTACTAAGATGA
- a CDS encoding serine/threonine-protein kinase, translating to MSYCINPTCPNPENVAHSQRCEACGSPLQLRDRYLVLKPLGQGGFGATFLARDEILPGAPSCVIKQLRPSGTSPQVLQMARELFEREAKTLGTIGNHPQIPRLLDYFEAQEHFYLVQEYISGSTLQQEVKLNGTFSETGVKQFLSEILPLLQYIHDQKVIHRDIKPANLIRRSQDSRMVLIDFGAVKNQVTQATTNQSGHTALTAYAIGTPGFAPPEQMAMRPVYASDIYALGVTCVYLLTGKTPKDLEYNPSTGEVMWEHLVQISDHLIHVLRKMLEVSVRSRYHSAKEVLKALEIEPYLESLAGGLLVKSDSNHKEGTYNRPDDSAVLCSNPSAAATGLGVAQVAAAIRARRAKLGDGTRLDAGGTRQGVSGAKPSTTANSNGNGSHNLKSKVGRRLDTQSLLTAYVKGRRDFALHNLNLLNLQGADLSSTNFHSCQLQNTNLQGANLQNSDFGRASLTRANLKDANLTKAYFNHADLEGADLRGADLTNAYLSNANLRGANLCGANLTGAKISDEQLALAKTNWMTIRPNGKRGLL from the coding sequence ATGAGCTATTGCATAAATCCGACCTGTCCTAACCCAGAGAATGTAGCACATAGCCAAAGATGTGAAGCTTGTGGCTCACCATTACAGTTGCGCGATCGCTATCTAGTTTTGAAGCCATTGGGTCAGGGTGGCTTTGGCGCAACCTTTTTAGCCCGCGATGAAATCTTACCAGGCGCGCCTAGTTGCGTCATCAAGCAGCTACGTCCTTCTGGAACATCTCCACAGGTGTTACAAATGGCGCGGGAACTATTCGAGCGAGAAGCCAAAACCCTGGGTACAATCGGGAATCATCCCCAAATACCCCGATTGCTTGACTATTTTGAAGCGCAAGAACATTTTTACTTAGTTCAGGAATATATTAGTGGTTCTACTCTCCAGCAAGAAGTAAAACTCAACGGAACTTTTAGCGAAACTGGGGTTAAGCAATTTCTCAGTGAAATTTTGCCTTTACTGCAATATATTCATGATCAAAAAGTTATTCACCGTGACATTAAACCAGCCAACTTAATTCGCCGTTCTCAAGACTCCAGAATGGTGCTGATTGACTTTGGGGCGGTCAAAAACCAAGTTACCCAAGCCACGACTAATCAATCAGGACATACAGCTTTAACCGCCTATGCTATCGGTACTCCTGGTTTTGCACCTCCAGAGCAAATGGCGATGCGTCCTGTTTATGCTAGTGATATTTACGCACTAGGAGTCACCTGTGTTTATTTATTGACAGGTAAAACACCCAAAGACCTGGAGTATAATCCCAGTACAGGGGAAGTCATGTGGGAACACTTAGTACAAATCAGTGACCACCTGATTCATGTCCTCCGAAAAATGTTAGAAGTCTCAGTTCGTAGTCGCTACCATTCAGCTAAAGAAGTCCTCAAAGCCTTAGAAATAGAACCATATTTAGAAAGTTTAGCTGGCGGATTGTTAGTCAAATCAGATTCTAATCATAAAGAAGGAACATACAACCGACCTGATGATTCTGCGGTTCTTTGCAGTAATCCTTCTGCTGCGGCTACAGGTTTAGGAGTAGCACAAGTAGCAGCAGCCATTCGCGCTAGACGAGCGAAGCTTGGTGATGGTACTCGGTTAGATGCTGGAGGGACGCGACAAGGAGTTTCCGGTGCTAAACCATCAACGACAGCTAACAGTAATGGGAACGGTTCTCATAACTTAAAGTCGAAAGTGGGGCGCAGACTAGATACCCAAAGTTTACTCACCGCCTATGTGAAGGGAAGACGAGATTTTGCTTTACATAATCTCAATTTACTTAATCTCCAAGGTGCGGATTTATCATCTACCAATTTCCACTCTTGTCAACTACAAAATACTAATCTCCAAGGGGCTAATCTCCAAAACAGTGATTTTGGGAGAGCAAGTTTAACTCGTGCTAACTTAAAGGACGCTAATCTCACTAAAGCTTACTTCAATCATGCGGATTTAGAAGGGGCAGACCTACGGGGTGCAGATTTGACGAATGCTTATCTCAGTAACGCTAATCTGCGGGGTGCTAACTTATGTGGTGCTAACCTCACCGGAGCAAAAATTTCCGATGAACAATTAGCACTAGCTAAAACCAATTGGATGACGATACGACCCAACGGTAAAAGAGGTTTATTATAA
- a CDS encoding FHA domain-containing protein has product MNTNFSNYELERRLSLYHVFLTLYERHGDLLDRILQLENLYQPSLKGEHLRYVQGVVEDSSVYLITNLCDNQTQTLEQMQHIWTIGRDRSNGICADNRHLSRCHAAIQYIECQGFYLVDFHSTNGSFVNGESIYQPTKLQDGDRIRLGSLTFDFFLNHQHRVLPALPTDLVTQLIPSTANIQQQELGSHSAAQKTDDLVSPDETVQISLECAWGRLEYGRDGLQEQQKSDILDRFFQQSTRTDCR; this is encoded by the coding sequence ATGAATACAAATTTCTCCAACTATGAGCTAGAAAGACGCTTGAGTTTATATCATGTGTTTCTGACTTTATATGAAAGACATGGTGATCTGCTAGATAGAATTCTCCAACTAGAAAATCTCTATCAGCCATCCTTGAAAGGCGAACATTTGCGTTATGTCCAAGGCGTTGTAGAGGATTCATCAGTTTATTTGATTACTAACTTGTGTGACAATCAGACACAAACTCTGGAACAAATGCAACATATTTGGACAATAGGACGCGATCGCAGTAATGGGATATGCGCGGATAATCGACATTTATCCCGTTGTCATGCTGCGATTCAGTATATTGAATGTCAAGGTTTTTATCTAGTTGATTTCCACAGTACCAACGGTTCTTTTGTGAATGGAGAATCTATTTATCAACCCACCAAACTCCAAGATGGCGATCGCATTCGTTTGGGAAGTCTAACTTTTGATTTTTTCCTCAATCACCAGCACCGTGTTTTACCAGCATTACCAACTGATTTAGTTACCCAACTCATTCCCTCAACAGCAAATATTCAACAGCAAGAATTAGGTAGTCACAGTGCTGCTCAAAAGACAGATGATCTTGTTAGTCCTGATGAGACTGTACAAATTTCTTTAGAATGTGCTTGGGGTAGATTAGAGTACGGGCGAGATGGTTTACAAGAACAACAAAAGTCTGACATCTTGGACAGGTTTTTCCAGCAATCCACAAGGACTGATTGTCGATAA
- a CDS encoding MFS transporter encodes MKTAFLSQLSCLLPSIHPQVRVLAIARFLSELGTGFTLIYAPIFFVNQLGLSTTIVGFGLASSSFSGFFGRILGGALTDSPRWGRRRTLLLATAISAVGSLVLATTTNFATLVIGNLVYGLGIGLYWPATEAVVADSSDIDNRREAFALTRLADHLGLAIGLVLAGVLVTIFMSYRWLFVVDAFSFVVFFGVVYVAMKKPDQLLVQPTQQTQNFTAWISALSDRRFLIYIAANILFTIYISQIHTIIPLYLKNFISVGETAQSFSESTISRLFSWHLVLVIICQLPLTNLLKRYSHSQALTVSAILWAIGFSLIWVTGNFPSYQLIWATLALTALAMASVAYNPSAASLVTDLAPESHRGIYFAINSLCWALGGFIGSPLGGWALDQSPLITHHFWLGFVLSVAIAITILQYLNWVLVNSQ; translated from the coding sequence ATGAAAACTGCGTTCCTATCCCAGTTATCTTGTTTGTTACCCTCGATACATCCTCAAGTTAGGGTTTTGGCGATCGCCAGGTTCCTCTCAGAATTAGGTACGGGGTTTACCCTGATTTACGCCCCGATCTTTTTTGTCAACCAACTGGGGTTATCTACTACTATCGTCGGTTTTGGCTTGGCTAGTAGCTCATTTTCTGGGTTTTTCGGTAGGATTCTGGGGGGTGCTTTAACAGACTCACCCAGATGGGGTCGTCGCCGCACCTTATTGCTAGCAACAGCAATTTCTGCTGTTGGGTCATTAGTGTTAGCAACAACCACCAATTTTGCAACTCTGGTCATCGGTAATTTAGTTTATGGTTTGGGTATAGGCTTGTACTGGCCAGCCACAGAGGCAGTTGTGGCAGATAGTAGTGACATAGATAATCGCCGTGAAGCTTTTGCCCTGACTCGGTTAGCAGATCATTTAGGGTTAGCAATTGGACTAGTATTGGCGGGGGTATTGGTGACAATCTTCATGAGTTATCGTTGGTTGTTCGTTGTTGACGCTTTCTCGTTTGTGGTGTTTTTTGGGGTGGTTTACGTGGCGATGAAAAAGCCCGATCAACTCTTAGTACAGCCGACACAACAGACGCAAAACTTTACAGCCTGGATATCAGCCTTAAGCGATCGCCGTTTCTTGATTTACATTGCGGCCAATATCCTGTTCACCATATATATTTCTCAAATCCACACAATTATTCCCCTGTATTTAAAAAACTTCATTTCTGTGGGAGAGACAGCCCAAAGCTTTAGCGAATCTACAATTAGCAGATTATTTTCTTGGCACTTGGTCTTAGTAATTATCTGTCAACTACCTCTGACCAATCTTTTAAAACGCTACTCCCACTCACAAGCACTCACCGTTTCGGCTATTTTGTGGGCTATTGGTTTTAGTTTAATTTGGGTGACAGGTAACTTCCCATCCTATCAATTAATTTGGGCGACATTGGCATTAACAGCATTAGCGATGGCATCTGTAGCATACAACCCATCAGCTGCCTCTCTCGTCACCGATTTAGCCCCCGAATCCCACCGAGGAATCTACTTTGCTATTAATTCCCTATGTTGGGCTTTAGGTGGATTTATCGGCTCACCCTTGGGAGGGTGGGCTTTAGATCAATCACCCCTGATTACTCATCATTTTTGGTTGGGCTTTGTTTTGAGTGTAGCGATCGCCATCACCATTTTGCAGTATTTAAATTGGGTTTTAGTCAATAGTCAATAG
- the hisIE gene encoding bifunctional phosphoribosyl-AMP cyclohydrolase/phosphoribosyl-ATP diphosphatase HisIE, whose amino-acid sequence MFSTDSQSLHNAIPIEKIRYDERGLVPAIVQDYLDGTVLMMAWMNRESLQKTLDTKETWFWSRSRQELWHKGGTSGHIQKVKSIRYDCDSDALLIGVEQIGDIACHTGERSCFHQIEGQIIAPPGDTLSQVFQVICDRRDHPNESSYTCKLLAGGDNKILKKIGEESAEVVMAFKDDEHDAIAGEVADLLYHTLVALAHHQVDLKAVYRKLQERRR is encoded by the coding sequence ATGTTTTCCACCGATTCCCAATCACTACACAATGCCATTCCCATTGAAAAAATTCGCTACGATGAACGTGGTTTAGTACCAGCAATTGTCCAAGACTATTTGGATGGTACTGTACTAATGATGGCTTGGATGAATCGGGAATCTTTACAAAAGACTTTAGACACAAAAGAAACTTGGTTTTGGAGCCGTTCCCGTCAAGAATTATGGCACAAAGGCGGGACTTCAGGGCATATCCAAAAGGTAAAAAGCATTCGATATGATTGCGACAGCGATGCTTTACTAATTGGTGTAGAGCAAATAGGAGATATTGCCTGTCATACAGGTGAACGTAGTTGTTTTCATCAAATCGAAGGACAAATCATTGCTCCACCTGGGGATACTTTATCTCAAGTGTTTCAAGTGATATGCGATCGCCGCGATCATCCCAATGAAAGTTCCTACACTTGTAAGTTATTAGCTGGTGGCGATAACAAGATTTTAAAAAAAATCGGTGAAGAATCAGCTGAAGTAGTGATGGCATTCAAAGATGACGAACACGATGCGATCGCTGGTGAAGTTGCAGACTTGCTTTACCACACACTAGTTGCCTTAGCTCACCATCAAGTAGATTTAAAGGCAGTTTATCGTAAGCTACAAGAACGGCGACGTTAG
- a CDS encoding DUF2811 domain-containing protein, with the protein MNATVSIFTEIPETLHESLKTYLETHPDWDQNRVLTAALSLFLLQNGDSDRRAARVYLETLFHNC; encoded by the coding sequence ATGAACGCAACAGTTAGTATTTTTACAGAAATCCCCGAAACTCTTCATGAATCACTGAAAACTTATTTAGAGACTCACCCCGATTGGGATCAAAATCGGGTATTAACAGCAGCCCTATCATTGTTTTTACTGCAAAATGGCGACAGCGATCGCCGTGCTGCCCGCGTTTATTTAGAAACTTTGTTTCACAATTGCTAA
- a CDS encoding tRNA-dihydrouridine synthase, whose amino-acid sequence MFQISLPQALSQDLPVTALAPMQDVTNLWFMKVIAHYGSPDYFFTEYFRVNETSRLNPSILAAVTENDTGRPVFAQMIGESIPHLVRTAKELCSHNVAGVDLNMGCPAPRVYRKQVGGGLLLTPDKVDRILGELRQVVNDRPLTVKMRLGFENTDTFYTILNLINRHSIDLLSLHGRTVADRYHGSVKYDLIAEAVNCVNCPVLANGNIDSAATALSVLAQTGAAGVMVGRWAIGNPWIFHQIRQALRGETIKPVPLIEVRGYIERLWQTPAAPNIPERARVGYLKMFLNYIALSVDAEGHFLQLMRQASSEVELFKVCDRFLLTDLAETLALAPYSGT is encoded by the coding sequence ATGTTCCAGATATCGCTCCCCCAAGCACTATCCCAAGACTTACCTGTGACTGCGCTTGCACCCATGCAAGATGTGACTAACCTTTGGTTTATGAAGGTCATTGCTCACTACGGCAGCCCTGACTACTTTTTCACCGAATATTTTCGTGTAAATGAAACTTCTCGCCTCAATCCCAGCATTTTGGCAGCCGTCACCGAAAATGATACAGGTCGCCCTGTTTTTGCTCAAATGATTGGGGAGAGCATTCCCCACTTAGTCAGAACTGCCAAGGAACTATGTAGTCACAATGTCGCTGGAGTTGACTTGAATATGGGTTGTCCAGCACCCAGGGTCTATCGCAAACAAGTCGGGGGTGGATTGTTGCTCACTCCTGATAAAGTAGATCGAATTTTGGGAGAACTGCGACAGGTTGTCAATGATCGGCCTTTAACAGTCAAGATGCGCTTAGGCTTTGAAAATACTGATACTTTTTACACCATCCTCAATCTGATCAATCGTCACAGTATTGATTTATTAAGTTTGCATGGCCGCACAGTTGCCGATAGGTATCACGGGTCAGTGAAATATGATTTGATTGCCGAAGCTGTCAACTGCGTGAATTGTCCTGTGTTGGCTAACGGCAATATTGACTCAGCCGCCACTGCTTTGTCGGTGCTGGCGCAAACAGGTGCGGCTGGGGTAATGGTAGGACGCTGGGCAATCGGCAATCCTTGGATTTTTCATCAAATTCGTCAAGCTTTGCGTGGCGAGACGATCAAACCTGTTCCTTTAATAGAGGTACGCGGCTATATTGAGCGTTTATGGCAAACCCCTGCCGCCCCCAATATCCCTGAACGAGCGCGCGTAGGCTACCTGAAAATGTTTCTTAACTATATTGCCCTCAGTGTGGATGCTGAAGGTCATTTCCTGCAACTGATGCGGCAAGCCTCCTCTGAAGTAGAACTGTTTAAAGTTTGCGATCGCTTTTTACTTACCGATTTGGCGGAAACTCTAGCCTTAGCACCCTACAGTGGTACATGA
- a CDS encoding CopG family transcriptional regulator: MNKKWAVKRLTINLTSGEVEKLETYCSKTGRPATDVVRELIRSLATEEAQNAS, encoded by the coding sequence ATGAATAAGAAATGGGCTGTGAAACGACTGACAATCAACCTGACATCAGGTGAGGTAGAAAAGTTAGAGACATACTGTTCCAAGACTGGAAGACCAGCTACAGACGTAGTTCGGGAGCTAATTCGCTCTTTAGCAACTGAAGAAGCACAAAATGCCAGTTGA
- a CDS encoding metallothionein has translation MTTINQMKCACPNCLCIVSVEDAINKDGKFYCSEGCAEGHKTIQGCNHKGCGC, from the coding sequence ATGACTACCATCAACCAGATGAAATGTGCTTGTCCGAATTGCCTGTGTATTGTTTCAGTAGAAGATGCCATCAATAAAGATGGGAAATTCTACTGTTCTGAGGGTTGTGCTGAAGGGCATAAAACTATCCAAGGGTGCAATCACAAAGGCTGTGGCTGTTGA
- the recA gene encoding recombinase RecA, translating to MAINTDTSGKQKALNMVLNQIERSFGKGAIMRLGDATRMRVETISTGALTLDLALGGGLPKGRVIEIYGPESSGKTTVALHAIAEVQREGGIAAFVDAEHALDPTYAAALGVDIDNLLVSQPDTGEAALEIVDQLVRSAAVDIVVIDSVAALVPRAEIEGDMGDAHVGLQARLMSQALRKITGNIGKSGCTVIFINQLRQKIGVTYGSPETTTGGNALKFYASVRLDIRRIQTLKKGSDEFGNRVKVKVAKNKVAPPFRVAEFDIIFGKGVSTIGCLVDLAEETGILVRKGAWYSYNGDNISQGRDNAIKYLEEKPEFTEQIKKLVREKLDKGAVVSANSVSKVNEDDEDEDVDLEEE from the coding sequence ATGGCTATTAATACCGATACTTCCGGCAAGCAAAAAGCACTCAATATGGTACTCAACCAAATTGAGCGCAGCTTCGGTAAAGGAGCAATTATGCGCCTGGGTGATGCTACCCGAATGCGGGTAGAAACCATCTCCACTGGGGCGTTGACTTTGGATTTGGCTTTGGGTGGAGGTTTACCCAAGGGACGGGTGATTGAGATTTATGGGCCGGAAAGTTCCGGTAAGACGACTGTAGCACTGCACGCGATCGCAGAAGTACAAAGAGAAGGCGGTATTGCTGCTTTTGTAGACGCTGAACACGCCCTTGATCCTACCTACGCTGCGGCTTTAGGTGTAGATATTGACAATCTGTTGGTTTCCCAACCTGACACCGGTGAAGCAGCTTTGGAAATCGTTGATCAATTAGTACGCTCCGCCGCCGTTGACATCGTAGTTATCGACTCCGTTGCGGCGTTAGTTCCCCGTGCAGAAATTGAAGGAGATATGGGAGACGCTCACGTTGGTTTGCAAGCCAGGTTAATGAGCCAAGCCCTACGTAAAATTACTGGTAACATTGGTAAGTCAGGCTGCACAGTTATATTTATTAACCAGCTCCGCCAAAAAATTGGTGTCACCTACGGTAGTCCTGAAACCACCACCGGTGGTAACGCCTTGAAATTCTACGCTTCAGTTCGTCTAGATATTCGTCGTATTCAAACTTTGAAAAAAGGCTCAGACGAATTTGGCAACCGTGTAAAAGTCAAAGTTGCTAAAAATAAAGTGGCTCCACCTTTTAGAGTGGCAGAATTTGACATTATTTTTGGTAAGGGCGTTTCTACTATCGGTTGTTTAGTAGACTTAGCTGAAGAAACAGGGATTTTGGTTCGTAAAGGAGCTTGGTATAGTTACAACGGTGATAACATCTCTCAAGGACGAGATAACGCTATTAAGTATCTAGAAGAAAAGCCAGAATTTACAGAACAAATTAAGAAACTGGTGCGAGAAAAGCTCGATAAGGGTGCTGTTGTATCTGCTAATTCAGTATCTAAAGTCAATGAAGACGACGAAGACGAAGATGTTGATTTAGAAGAAGAGTAA
- a CDS encoding response regulator transcription factor, translated as MAPAKILVVDDDPAVRNLIQRFLLKQSYQVEAAEDGKTALSLFEQFNPDLVILDVNLPDVIGFNLCQEMQSRNGVFVLMLTSRADEADKIRGFAKGADDYLTKPFGLGELEVRVAAILRRQRVVTNAEQKRLQFEKLMIDPVRREVTLNSQPVPLTALEFDLLHFLASHPGRVWRRAELIQEVWDYEYVGDQRVVDVHIGQIRKKIEVDASQPALIQTVRGVGYKFECPTHSQLETNP; from the coding sequence ATGGCTCCTGCCAAGATTCTTGTAGTTGATGACGACCCGGCGGTTCGGAATTTAATCCAACGCTTTTTATTGAAACAAAGCTATCAGGTAGAAGCGGCTGAGGACGGTAAGACGGCCTTGTCCTTGTTTGAGCAATTTAACCCGGATTTGGTCATTCTTGACGTTAATTTGCCAGATGTAATAGGCTTCAACCTCTGTCAAGAGATGCAAAGTCGTAATGGCGTTTTTGTTCTCATGCTGACTAGCCGTGCAGATGAGGCTGACAAGATTCGTGGCTTTGCTAAAGGTGCTGATGACTATCTCACAAAGCCATTTGGCTTGGGAGAACTGGAAGTCAGAGTTGCAGCGATTTTAAGACGGCAGAGAGTGGTGACTAACGCCGAACAAAAACGCTTGCAGTTTGAGAAGTTGATGATTGATCCCGTGCGGCGAGAGGTGACACTGAATAGTCAGCCTGTTCCGTTAACGGCTTTAGAATTTGATTTGTTACATTTTTTAGCTAGCCATCCTGGTCGAGTCTGGCGACGTGCGGAGTTGATCCAAGAAGTCTGGGATTATGAATATGTTGGTGATCAGCGAGTTGTAGATGTACATATAGGTCAAATTCGCAAAAAGATTGAAGTCGATGCTAGTCAACCAGCATTAATTCAGACTGTGCGTGGGGTGGGTTATAAATTTGAATGTCCAACTCATTCCCAGTTAGAAACGAATCCTTGA
- a CDS encoding CPP1-like family protein yields MRDQNPYEKLGVSEDASFDEIQDARNRLMEQCSGDAKSVEIVEAAYDAILMDRLRMRQEGKIKVPERIRFPELRIQSPPKESLTSREQSPAWLQNFLDQPTMTDILLPGAWYVGLSVISIFTGDQLLQLALVVGIGVSVFFLNRKEGRFGRSVLLTLVGLIVGLISGGLIAAWLLSQVQFINLSGNQFSTVLTFVLLWLISSFLR; encoded by the coding sequence ATGCGCGATCAAAATCCCTACGAAAAACTTGGGGTATCAGAAGATGCTAGCTTTGACGAAATTCAGGACGCTCGCAATCGCCTGATGGAGCAATGTAGTGGCGATGCTAAAAGCGTAGAAATCGTTGAAGCTGCTTACGATGCGATTTTAATGGATCGCTTACGGATGCGCCAGGAAGGAAAAATCAAAGTGCCAGAACGTATCCGCTTTCCAGAATTAAGGATACAATCACCACCTAAAGAAAGTTTAACTTCTCGTGAGCAATCACCTGCATGGCTGCAAAATTTCCTGGATCAGCCCACAATGACAGATATACTTTTACCCGGAGCTTGGTACGTGGGTTTAAGTGTAATCAGCATTTTTACAGGCGATCAGCTTTTGCAGTTAGCGTTAGTGGTTGGCATAGGAGTTAGCGTTTTCTTCCTCAATCGTAAAGAAGGTAGATTTGGCAGATCAGTTTTACTTACTCTTGTAGGACTGATTGTTGGCTTAATTAGCGGAGGGCTAATTGCTGCCTGGCTCTTGTCACAAGTACAATTCATTAATCTAAGCGGTAATCAGTTTTCCACTGTGCTGACTTTCGTACTTTTGTGGTTAATTAGCAGCTTTCTCCGCTAA
- the hemL gene encoding glutamate-1-semialdehyde 2,1-aminomutase — translation MVNTTIKTTKSQEIFAAAQHLMPGGVSSPVRAFKSVGGQPIVFDRVKGAYIWDVDGNQYIDYVGTWGPAICGHAHPEVISALHEALEKGTSFGAPSVLENVLAEMVIAAVPSIEMVRFVNSGTEACMAVLRLMRAFTNREKIIKFEGCYHGHADMFLVKAGSGVATLGLPDSPGVPKSATSSTLTAPYNDLEAVKALFEENRDQIAGVILEPVVGNAGFITPDAGFLEGLRELTHEHGALLVFDEVMTGFRIAYGGAQEKFGITPDLTTMGKVIGGGLPVGAYGGRRDIMSMIAPAGPVYQAGTLSGNPLAMTAGIKTLELLQKPGNYEYLERITKRLADGLLQAAKETGHAACGGSISAMFGLFFTSGPVHNYEDAKKSDTAKFGRFHRGMLERGVYLAPSQFEAGFTSLAHTEEDIDQTIAIAREVLSSL, via the coding sequence TTGGTAAATACCACAATTAAAACCACTAAATCACAAGAAATTTTTGCGGCTGCCCAACATCTCATGCCAGGCGGTGTTAGCTCCCCAGTTCGTGCTTTTAAATCTGTAGGGGGACAACCTATAGTCTTTGATCGGGTCAAGGGCGCATACATTTGGGATGTAGATGGCAACCAATATATCGACTACGTAGGTACTTGGGGGCCAGCTATTTGCGGTCACGCCCATCCAGAAGTGATTAGCGCACTCCACGAAGCTTTGGAAAAAGGTACTAGCTTCGGTGCGCCCTCGGTGCTAGAAAATGTCCTGGCGGAAATGGTAATTGCTGCCGTTCCTAGCATTGAGATGGTACGATTCGTCAACTCCGGTACAGAAGCTTGTATGGCTGTGCTACGGCTGATGCGTGCCTTCACTAACCGAGAGAAAATCATCAAGTTTGAAGGTTGCTACCACGGCCATGCTGATATGTTCTTAGTCAAAGCAGGCTCAGGTGTCGCTACCCTTGGCTTACCTGATTCCCCTGGTGTACCTAAGTCAGCTACTAGCAGCACCCTAACAGCACCGTACAATGACTTAGAAGCTGTGAAAGCTTTATTTGAAGAGAACCGTGATCAAATTGCGGGTGTAATTCTTGAACCTGTTGTGGGTAATGCCGGATTTATCACCCCCGATGCTGGCTTTTTAGAAGGTCTACGGGAACTGACTCATGAGCATGGCGCATTGCTTGTGTTTGATGAAGTTATGACTGGTTTCCGCATTGCTTATGGTGGCGCACAAGAGAAATTTGGCATCACACCAGATTTAACCACTATGGGTAAAGTTATCGGTGGTGGTTTGCCAGTAGGTGCTTATGGAGGTCGCCGCGATATCATGTCTATGATTGCTCCGGCTGGCCCTGTGTATCAGGCTGGAACTCTTTCGGGTAATCCTCTGGCTATGACGGCAGGGATTAAAACTTTGGAACTATTGCAAAAGCCTGGTAATTATGAGTATTTAGAGCGCATTACCAAAAGGCTTGCTGATGGCTTACTACAAGCAGCTAAAGAAACTGGTCATGCAGCTTGCGGTGGTTCTATTAGCGCGATGTTCGGCTTATTTTTTACCTCTGGCCCTGTGCATAACTATGAAGATGCCAAAAAGTCAGATACAGCTAAATTCGGTCGTTTCCATCGCGGTATGTTAGAACGCGGTGTTTATTTAGCACCTTCTCAATTTGAGGCTGGCTTTACTTCTTTAGCTCACACTGAAGAAGATATTGACCAGACGATCGCGATCGCTCGTGAGGTCTTATCTAGTCTCTAG